One Candidatus Campbellbacteria bacterium genomic region harbors:
- a CDS encoding MYG1 family protein, whose amino-acid sequence MTKIRIVTHSGGFHADDVFGVATLQLLLAGNEIEVIRTRDPEIIRSGDYVLDVGGVYDPATCRFDHHQAGGAGKRENGIPYASIGLIWKAFGAQVCLSQEVADDIETRLIQTIDAFDNGIDTYTATTPGVYPYIISTAMFAFTSLGVEVENFDNRFSEAVAWVTVLLKKEILSATNRVAVFVSAHKSYEEASDKSLVVCEGKLSREVLMEAFQKYQDVIYFIKQHADGTWQVVCGVDDVHVYKNRKDLPASWAGKQGSELADITGVPDAVFCHNGRFMAITKTKEGAIKLAELALSA is encoded by the coding sequence ATGACTAAGATTCGCATTGTTACCCATAGTGGAGGGTTTCATGCCGATGATGTTTTTGGTGTGGCAACACTGCAACTACTTCTTGCAGGTAATGAGATTGAGGTTATTCGTACTCGAGACCCAGAAATTATTCGATCAGGTGACTACGTGTTGGATGTTGGGGGGGTATACGACCCAGCAACATGTCGTTTTGATCACCACCAAGCAGGCGGGGCAGGAAAGCGTGAAAATGGTATTCCATATGCATCCATTGGTTTAATTTGGAAAGCGTTTGGAGCACAGGTGTGTTTGTCTCAGGAGGTAGCAGATGATATTGAAACTCGGCTTATACAAACAATCGACGCCTTTGACAACGGAATAGATACATATACCGCAACGACACCCGGCGTGTATCCATACATTATTTCAACTGCCATGTTTGCATTTACCTCATTGGGGGTTGAGGTGGAAAATTTTGATAATCGTTTTTCTGAAGCGGTTGCTTGGGTGACGGTGCTTTTAAAAAAGGAGATACTGTCTGCCACAAACAGGGTTGCTGTATTTGTTAGTGCACATAAATCCTATGAAGAGGCGTCTGATAAATCGCTTGTCGTATGTGAAGGAAAATTGAGTCGAGAAGTACTCATGGAAGCGTTTCAAAAGTACCAAGATGTTATCTATTTTATAAAACAGCACGCAGATGGAACGTGGCAGGTGGTGTGTGGGGTTGATGATGTGCACGTATACAAGAATAGAAAAGACTTACCAGCATCGTGGGCGGGGAAACAGGGCTCTGAGCTTGCTGATATAACAGGTGTACCTGATGCTGTATTCTGTCACAACGGACGTTTTATGGCGATTACAAAAACAAAAGAAGGTGCAATAAAACTAGCTGAATTGGCTCTTTCCGCGTAA
- the obgE gene encoding GTPase ObgE, translating to MPFIDELHLHLAAGRGGDGVVRWLHLKGKDLSGAAGGNGGRGGDVVVTAIRDITVLLRYNDQKSYEAEDGAPGGSQSKEGRDGKELLFEFPVGTVITNVQTGQRFELLTEGQREIILQGGNGGYGNEHFKGSRNVTPRQSTKGKPGEEADFEIELQLVVDAGLIGLPNAGKSSVLNALTGAHAKVGDYAFTTLNPNLGALYGFVLADIPGLIEGAAEGRGLGHTFLRHIKRTKTLIHCISCEHENPIEAFTTIRTELSKYSNDLAEKPELILFTKRDLLDEKTLALRVKDFAKATKIPAKSIVTVSVYDDASLKELGDTIVKALRKK from the coding sequence ATGCCATTTATTGACGAATTACATCTACATTTGGCCGCAGGTCGCGGAGGCGACGGTGTTGTACGCTGGCTGCACCTTAAAGGAAAAGATTTATCTGGTGCTGCTGGAGGAAACGGTGGTCGTGGGGGTGATGTTGTTGTTACGGCAATTCGTGATATTACCGTACTCCTTCGTTATAACGATCAAAAAAGTTATGAAGCAGAAGACGGTGCGCCTGGAGGAAGTCAAAGCAAGGAGGGAAGAGATGGTAAAGAACTTCTATTTGAATTTCCTGTGGGGACTGTGATTACCAATGTGCAGACAGGACAGCGTTTTGAACTTCTCACTGAAGGGCAGAGAGAAATTATTCTCCAAGGTGGCAATGGTGGATATGGCAATGAGCACTTCAAAGGTTCACGAAACGTTACACCGCGACAATCAACAAAAGGAAAACCCGGTGAAGAGGCCGATTTTGAAATTGAACTACAGTTGGTTGTTGATGCGGGTTTGATTGGTCTACCAAATGCTGGTAAGTCGAGTGTCCTTAATGCGCTTACAGGTGCACATGCAAAAGTTGGTGACTATGCGTTTACCACACTCAACCCAAACCTCGGTGCGCTGTATGGATTCGTACTTGCGGACATTCCAGGATTGATTGAAGGCGCAGCAGAAGGACGGGGTCTTGGACATACATTTCTTCGTCATATTAAACGAACCAAAACACTCATTCACTGCATTTCATGTGAACATGAAAATCCCATTGAGGCATTTACCACTATCCGTACAGAACTTTCAAAGTATTCTAATGATTTGGCAGAAAAGCCAGAACTCATTTTGTTTACAAAACGGGATCTTCTTGATGAAAAAACACTTGCCCTTCGTGTCAAAGATTTTGCTAAAGCAACAAAGATTCCCGCAAAGAGTATTGTTACCGTTTCTGTGTATGATGATGCCTCTCTCAAGGAGCTCGGAGACACTATTGTTAAGGCCTTAAGAAAAAAATAA
- the gatB gene encoding Asp-tRNA(Asn)/Glu-tRNA(Gln) amidotransferase subunit GatB — translation MPEYIPTIGLEIHVELKTQTKMFCDSKNDPDEKRPNQNVCPVCMGHPGTLPTINKEAVKHVLRVGMAVGGTLADFTEFDRKNYFYPDIPKGYQISQYAYPLVKGGELHGVALTRIHLEEDTARSQHEGDHSLVDFNRAGVPLMELVTEPVIHSAKEAGDFGREFQLLLRTLGVSDADMEKGHLRMEVNLSVSKDPNTLGTKTEVKNINSFSYAEKAIEYEIERQIAVLEAGEEVIQETRGWDSVKNQTYSQRKKESSHDYRYFPEPDLPKLKISEIPEFSHDALRASLPELPWVRRARYLALGLKQQDADMFVQDSMYGDFFEAVSKCLNSNAQNIILATNYIAADLAGILKGAPISITPENFAELIEMLSGGLVSSRGGKDILAHMVATGGSPKEIAEREGLLQQSDEGALLKIVEQVIAENPTVVAEYKTGKEALLQFFVGQGMKLSKGAGNPKMFQELFKRSLSS, via the coding sequence ATGCCAGAGTACATACCAACAATTGGGTTAGAGATTCACGTTGAGCTCAAGACGCAGACGAAGATGTTCTGCGACTCCAAGAACGATCCCGACGAAAAACGGCCCAACCAGAACGTCTGTCCCGTCTGTATGGGTCACCCTGGCACCTTGCCAACCATCAACAAAGAGGCGGTCAAACATGTGCTCCGCGTTGGTATGGCGGTCGGTGGTACGCTCGCTGATTTCACCGAATTCGATCGCAAGAACTATTTTTATCCTGACATTCCAAAGGGATATCAGATTAGCCAATATGCGTATCCGTTGGTCAAAGGTGGCGAGCTTCACGGTGTGGCACTTACACGAATTCATCTTGAGGAAGATACTGCGCGTAGTCAGCATGAAGGAGATCATTCACTTGTCGATTTTAATCGTGCAGGTGTTCCGCTCATGGAGCTTGTTACCGAACCGGTGATTCACTCTGCAAAAGAGGCAGGTGATTTCGGTCGTGAATTTCAATTACTCCTCCGAACGCTCGGCGTGTCGGATGCAGACATGGAAAAAGGTCACCTTCGTATGGAAGTGAATCTCTCAGTCTCGAAAGATCCGAATACGCTCGGTACGAAGACCGAAGTGAAGAATATCAATTCGTTCAGTTATGCTGAGAAAGCAATCGAATACGAGATTGAACGACAGATTGCCGTGCTTGAAGCGGGCGAAGAGGTTATTCAGGAGACTCGTGGGTGGGATTCCGTAAAAAATCAGACCTACTCGCAGCGAAAGAAAGAATCATCACACGATTATCGATACTTCCCAGAACCAGATTTACCAAAACTAAAAATTTCAGAAATCCCTGAGTTTTCTCATGATGCCCTTAGAGCAAGCCTCCCCGAATTGCCTTGGGTACGACGTGCGCGCTACCTTGCGCTTGGTTTGAAACAGCAAGATGCCGACATGTTTGTACAAGATTCTATGTACGGAGACTTTTTTGAAGCGGTTTCAAAATGTTTGAACAGCAATGCACAAAACATAATTCTCGCGACTAACTATATTGCAGCTGACCTAGCAGGAATTCTTAAAGGTGCGCCTATTTCAATTACACCAGAGAACTTTGCAGAACTCATTGAAATGCTCTCCGGTGGTCTCGTTTCTTCTCGTGGTGGAAAAGATATTTTGGCACACATGGTTGCTACAGGTGGTTCTCCAAAAGAAATTGCAGAACGTGAGGGATTACTACAGCAGAGTGATGAAGGTGCACTTTTAAAAATTGTTGAGCAGGTGATTGCTGAGAATCCAACCGTTGTTGCCGAATACAAAACAGGGAAGGAGGCACTACTTCAATTTTTTGTCGGTCAAGGAATGAAGCTTTCAAAGGGTGCTGGAAACCCAAAAATGTTTCAGGAGCTTTTCAAGAGGAGTTTAAGCTCTTAA
- the gap gene encoding type I glyceraldehyde-3-phosphate dehydrogenase: MSRIAINGFGRIGRSFLKLALKYPEIDIVAINDLGDAQNLAYLLTYDSAYGRSDLDVQAHDGGITVNGKDIPFLQEKDPINLPWKKLDVDIVIESSGFFTNYTDAKKHLDAGAKRVVITAPAKGDAVDGIETATVLMGVNEDKLKTCDITSNGSCTTNAVSPVIQILHETLGVEKAVLNTVHGYTQSQNLQDGPNKKDWREGRAAAYNIVPTSTGAAVAVTKAITDLEGKFDGIAIRVPVIVGSIADVTLITKRNTTVEEVNDILRKASEDARWQGILKVSDDELVSADIVGELYGAIVDSKLTRVVDGNLVKVLSWYDNEMGYTAMLVQHVRKMSASLS; this comes from the coding sequence ATGTCACGCATCGCAATCAATGGTTTTGGTAGAATCGGACGTTCGTTTCTTAAACTTGCACTCAAATATCCTGAGATTGATATCGTTGCCATCAACGACCTTGGCGACGCGCAGAACCTTGCCTACCTACTTACGTATGACAGTGCATATGGGCGCTCTGACCTTGATGTGCAAGCTCACGACGGGGGAATTACTGTGAATGGAAAAGATATCCCGTTTCTTCAAGAGAAAGATCCTATTAATTTGCCGTGGAAAAAACTTGATGTAGATATCGTTATTGAATCAAGTGGCTTTTTCACAAATTATACAGATGCAAAAAAACATCTCGACGCTGGCGCAAAACGGGTGGTGATTACTGCCCCTGCAAAAGGTGATGCTGTGGACGGTATTGAAACTGCGACCGTGTTGATGGGTGTGAATGAAGACAAATTAAAGACGTGTGATATTACCTCAAATGGTTCGTGTACCACAAATGCAGTGAGTCCGGTTATTCAGATTTTGCACGAAACACTCGGCGTGGAAAAAGCAGTGCTCAATACAGTACACGGCTACACGCAGTCACAAAATTTGCAGGATGGTCCAAATAAAAAAGATTGGCGCGAAGGACGTGCCGCTGCGTACAACATTGTGCCAACATCAACAGGTGCCGCAGTCGCTGTAACAAAAGCGATTACTGATTTGGAAGGAAAGTTTGATGGTATAGCAATACGAGTTCCAGTGATAGTTGGTTCTATTGCTGATGTCACACTTATTACGAAACGAAACACAACAGTTGAAGAGGTAAATGATATTTTACGAAAAGCATCCGAGGATGCTCGCTGGCAAGGAATTTTGAAAGTGAGTGATGATGAATTGGTTTCTGCAGATATTGTTGGTGAACTGTATGGTGCAATTGTTGATAGCAAACTCACACGTGTTGTTGATGGAAACTTGGTGAAAGTGCTTTCGTGGTATGACAATGAGATGGGCTACACCGCAATGCTTGTACAACATGTCCGCAAGATGTCAGCTAGTTTGTCATAA
- a CDS encoding RpiB/LacA/LacB family sugar-phosphate isomerase, with protein MKIALGADHAGFKLKEYVRDFLVSQDHEVMDKGAFSFDADDDYPDFVFSVAHAVAEGEVERGIVIGSSGQGEGVAANRVKGIRALVYYGAHESLGQTSKVGEQKGIIESSREDNDSNILSLGASFVTHEEAKEVIEKWLNTPFTNEERHVRRIQKLDSTF; from the coding sequence ATGAAAATTGCACTTGGAGCAGATCACGCAGGATTTAAACTCAAAGAATACGTGAGAGATTTTCTTGTTTCTCAAGATCATGAGGTGATGGATAAAGGTGCGTTTTCATTTGATGCTGATGACGATTATCCAGACTTTGTATTTTCCGTAGCACATGCAGTTGCTGAGGGAGAAGTGGAGCGAGGAATTGTTATCGGGAGTTCAGGGCAAGGGGAGGGGGTTGCCGCAAATCGTGTTAAAGGTATTCGTGCACTTGTGTATTACGGAGCACACGAATCTCTTGGGCAAACATCGAAAGTTGGTGAACAAAAAGGAATTATCGAATCGAGTCGTGAAGATAATGATTCAAATATTCTTTCACTCGGCGCATCTTTTGTAACACATGAGGAAGCCAAGGAAGTTATTGAGAAGTGGTTGAATACTCCGTTTACAAATGAGGAACGTCACGTTCGTAGAATTCAAAAACTAGACTCTACTTTCTAG
- a CDS encoding transketolase, with product MTHLSDEKIKELELKANDIRMSVIDMLEDAGSGHTAGPLDMADIFTAFYFHILNHDPKNPEWEERDRLVLSNGHIVPIRYATMAHAGYFPMSELKTLRKFGSRLQGHPERERLPGLETTSGPLGSGLSQSAGIAYGARMDGKKWRTYCLMSDGELQAGNTWEGAMFAGKNKLSNLTAVIDRNNIQINGMTEDVMPLEPLADKWRAFNWHVIEVDGHNMMAFVDAIDEAKAIVEKPTMIIAHTIAGKGIKEIEYDFHWHGKPPTKEEEQKFLKELRTLKGTIEASHND from the coding sequence ATGACGCACCTTTCTGATGAAAAAATTAAGGAACTAGAACTGAAAGCGAACGACATTCGTATGTCGGTTATCGACATGCTTGAAGATGCGGGAAGTGGACACACGGCTGGTCCGCTTGATATGGCAGATATTTTTACTGCATTCTATTTTCATATTCTTAACCATGACCCAAAGAATCCAGAGTGGGAAGAACGTGATCGCCTTGTACTTTCAAACGGTCATATTGTACCGATTCGATACGCAACAATGGCGCACGCAGGATACTTTCCGATGAGCGAACTCAAAACTCTGCGTAAATTTGGGAGTCGTCTGCAAGGACATCCAGAACGAGAGAGATTGCCAGGACTAGAAACAACATCAGGACCTCTTGGTTCGGGGCTTTCTCAATCTGCAGGTATTGCGTATGGTGCTCGAATGGATGGAAAGAAGTGGCGCACGTACTGTTTGATGTCTGACGGCGAGCTACAAGCAGGAAATACGTGGGAAGGTGCCATGTTTGCTGGGAAAAATAAACTTTCAAATCTGACTGCGGTTATTGACCGCAATAACATTCAAATAAATGGTATGACGGAAGATGTGATGCCGTTGGAACCACTCGCAGATAAGTGGCGTGCATTTAATTGGCACGTGATTGAGGTTGATGGGCACAATATGATGGCATTTGTTGATGCAATTGATGAAGCAAAAGCAATCGTGGAAAAACCAACAATGATTATTGCGCATACGATTGCCGGAAAGGGAATCAAAGAGATTGAATACGATTTTCACTGGCATGGAAAACCGCCAACAAAGGAAGAAGAACAAAAGTTTTTGAAAGAGCTACGAACATTAAAGGGAACAATTGAAGCAAGTCACAATGATTAA
- a CDS encoding transketolase family protein, which yields MIKSEQKLAGNIFDTDIKKVPTRDGFGHGLVEAGKADERVVVLCADLEESTRAEWFHKEFPKRYIEIGVAEQNLVTIGAGLAAVGKIPFITSYATFSPGRNNEQIRTTIALNNVPVKIVGSHAGISVGPDGATHQALEDIGLMRMLPNMTVIVPCDTVEAQKATTACAQTPFPTYLRLGRSATPVVTTLESPFEIGRAEILWESDSSTSLPQVALVACGSLVHNALLSAKKLQDEGIGSIVVNNHTVKPMDEKTITEVASRCEAVVTIEEHQIAGGMGSAVAEILAQQKPVPIEFIGVYNQFGQSGTPDELIKHYRMDVDSIIEAVKKVISRK from the coding sequence ATGATTAAATCAGAGCAAAAACTAGCGGGGAATATTTTTGATACAGACATCAAAAAAGTACCAACGAGAGATGGTTTTGGTCATGGATTAGTAGAAGCGGGGAAGGCGGACGAACGCGTTGTGGTGTTGTGTGCCGATCTGGAAGAATCAACGCGTGCAGAGTGGTTTCATAAAGAATTTCCTAAGAGATACATTGAAATAGGTGTAGCCGAGCAAAATCTGGTAACTATTGGAGCCGGATTAGCTGCGGTGGGAAAAATTCCATTCATCACATCGTACGCAACATTTTCTCCCGGACGAAACAATGAACAAATTCGAACAACGATTGCACTCAACAACGTGCCAGTAAAAATTGTGGGTTCACACGCCGGTATTTCGGTTGGTCCTGATGGTGCAACACATCAAGCGCTTGAAGATATTGGCCTCATGCGTATGTTGCCTAATATGACTGTTATTGTTCCTTGTGACACTGTTGAGGCCCAAAAAGCAACAACTGCATGTGCCCAAACACCTTTTCCGACGTACCTTCGTCTTGGAAGGTCGGCAACTCCCGTTGTTACAACACTTGAGAGTCCTTTTGAAATTGGTCGTGCGGAAATACTTTGGGAAAGTGACAGTTCAACTTCTTTGCCGCAGGTTGCTCTTGTTGCGTGTGGTTCATTGGTACACAACGCACTTCTTTCTGCAAAAAAACTACAAGATGAGGGTATTGGTTCAATTGTAGTAAATAATCACACAGTGAAACCAATGGATGAGAAAACAATCACAGAAGTTGCTTCTAGGTGCGAAGCGGTAGTTACCATTGAAGAACATCAAATTGCTGGAGGTATGGGTTCTGCGGTTGCTGAGATACTCGCACAACAAAAGCCGGTGCCTATTGAGTTTATTGGCGTGTATAATCAATTTGGTCAATCGGGAACTCCCGACGAACTTATCAAGCACTACAGAATGGATGTGGATTCTATTATTGAAGCGGTGAAGAAAGTTATTTCAAGAAAATAA
- a CDS encoding DUF1653 domain-containing protein: MVTPGTYKHSKTGNLYRVIGIAKHSETLEDVVVYEALYDNPKSKLWVRPLSMFEEEVEIGEQKRKRFERVGE; encoded by the coding sequence ATGGTAACACCTGGAACATACAAACATTCAAAAACAGGAAATCTCTACCGTGTGATTGGTATTGCAAAGCACTCTGAAACACTGGAAGATGTAGTTGTGTATGAAGCGTTGTACGACAATCCAAAATCAAAACTCTGGGTACGGCCACTTTCTATGTTTGAAGAAGAGGTGGAAATTGGAGAGCAAAAGCGAAAAAGATTTGAGCGAGTAGGTGAATAG
- a CDS encoding carbohydrate kinase family protein, with product MNTYDFIAIGDTVTDEFIELEDVRIDTKRDPEDKGYDEICFRFGDKVSYKNLTVIHAVGNSANAAVAATRLGLKTAFVSDVGDDELGTKILETLTGHNVSTSFIRIHEDMLSNHHYVLQYGPERTILIKHQPYPYALPDIGEPTWLYLSSLANHSLEYHHEIARYLEAHPSIKLAFQPGTFQIQLGAKELSDVYAHTHTFFCNREEAGRILETSDISDIKILLEGISKLGPKIVIITDGPKGAYAYDAHNNETFSVTMYPDPKPPVDRTGAGDAFSSTVIAALALGKPLSEALAWGPINSMSVVQYIGAQKGLLSREQLEKHLVEAPANYQVKKLS from the coding sequence ATGAATACATATGATTTCATCGCCATTGGCGACACCGTCACCGACGAATTTATTGAATTAGAAGACGTACGTATCGACACAAAGCGTGACCCAGAAGACAAAGGGTACGACGAGATTTGTTTTCGCTTTGGAGACAAGGTGTCATACAAAAATCTTACCGTTATTCATGCGGTAGGTAATTCGGCAAACGCGGCCGTTGCGGCAACACGACTTGGTCTCAAGACGGCATTTGTAAGTGATGTTGGAGATGATGAACTTGGAACAAAAATTCTTGAAACCCTCACTGGGCACAATGTTTCAACATCTTTCATTCGAATTCATGAGGACATGCTCAGTAACCACCACTACGTTCTACAGTACGGACCAGAGCGAACTATCTTGATTAAACACCAACCATACCCATACGCACTTCCTGATATTGGGGAACCCACATGGCTCTACCTCTCATCACTTGCCAACCACTCACTTGAATACCACCACGAAATTGCTCGTTACCTCGAAGCACACCCTTCTATTAAACTCGCCTTTCAACCAGGGACATTCCAGATACAACTCGGTGCAAAAGAATTATCTGACGTCTATGCTCATACGCACACCTTCTTCTGCAACCGCGAGGAAGCGGGAAGAATTTTAGAAACATCAGATATCAGTGATATCAAAATACTTCTTGAAGGTATTTCTAAACTTGGTCCAAAGATTGTCATTATTACCGACGGTCCAAAAGGTGCATATGCATACGATGCACACAACAACGAAACGTTTTCAGTCACCATGTATCCAGATCCAAAGCCGCCGGTAGATCGCACGGGTGCAGGAGACGCTTTTTCTTCGACGGTCATTGCAGCACTTGCGCTCGGCAAGCCACTTTCAGAAGCACTTGCGTGGGGACCAATTAATTCCATGTCAGTTGTGCAATACATCGGAGCACAGAAAGGACTTCTCTCCCGCGAACAACTTGAAAAACACCTTGTAGAAGCTCCTGCGAACTACCAAGTAAAAAAACTCTCGTAA
- a CDS encoding class II fructose-bisphosphate aldolase: MKTLREAVQEAQQQKRAIGHFNVASVEMIQAVVGAGKDTELPVIVGVSEGERDVFGTTALVALLHTIREKTGREIYLNADHTYSVERVKEAIDAGFDSVIFDGAELSFEENIVKTKECVAYARASGRDVLVEGELGFIGIGSKMLDALPEGVAVTDETMTTVADALRFVQETGVDMLAPAVGNVHGMLKGGHNPQLNPERVAEIAQAVEIPLVLHGGSGITDEDFTAAISKGISIVHISTELRVAYRQSLQLSLQESPEELAPYKFMKPVISAVRDVAVRRLKLFAGL, encoded by the coding sequence ATGAAAACTTTACGTGAAGCAGTACAAGAGGCACAACAACAGAAACGGGCCATTGGACATTTCAATGTTGCTAGCGTGGAAATGATACAGGCGGTTGTTGGTGCGGGTAAAGATACTGAACTCCCAGTCATTGTGGGCGTGTCAGAAGGTGAACGTGATGTGTTTGGAACTACGGCGCTTGTTGCACTACTTCATACGATTCGTGAAAAAACTGGTCGTGAGATATATCTCAATGCTGATCACACATACAGTGTTGAACGAGTGAAGGAGGCAATTGATGCGGGATTTGACTCAGTAATTTTTGATGGAGCAGAACTTTCTTTTGAGGAAAACATTGTGAAAACGAAAGAGTGTGTTGCATACGCGCGCGCATCAGGAAGAGATGTTTTAGTTGAAGGTGAACTTGGATTTATTGGTATTGGTTCAAAAATGTTGGATGCATTGCCAGAAGGTGTTGCCGTGACCGATGAAACAATGACGACCGTTGCGGATGCACTTCGTTTTGTACAAGAAACAGGAGTAGATATGCTTGCCCCAGCTGTTGGAAATGTACACGGTATGCTTAAAGGTGGGCACAATCCACAACTTAATCCAGAGCGTGTTGCCGAGATTGCTCAGGCGGTGGAAATTCCACTCGTGCTTCATGGTGGGTCGGGTATTACCGACGAAGATTTTACGGCGGCTATTAGTAAGGGGATTTCGATTGTGCATATTAGTACTGAATTGCGTGTGGCCTATCGACAATCACTCCAACTTTCTCTCCAAGAGAGCCCAGAAGAACTTGCTCCCTACAAATTTATGAAACCTGTTATTTCGGCAGTGCGCGATGTTGCCGTGCGTCGTCTTAAGCTCTTTGCAGGCTTGTAA
- a CDS encoding 50S ribosomal protein L25: MTVVHIEKREGGNPDTLRAKGRIPGVIYGPKEASQAISVDQKVFEKLWKEAGESTIITLEGVGEPKDALIHEVDFNPVTDVARHVDFYVIEKGKKVETEVPLVFVGEAPAVKNLGGTLMKVMHEVKVEAFPKDLPHEILIDVSTLETFESRIAIKDIPVPAGVTILEELDETVISVSQPKEEEETPVAEIDMESIEVEKKGKKEEEGEATEDTAEKSQA; the protein is encoded by the coding sequence ATGACAGTAGTACACATCGAAAAACGAGAGGGGGGCAACCCAGATACACTCCGCGCAAAGGGGCGTATTCCTGGTGTCATCTATGGTCCAAAAGAGGCTTCTCAGGCTATTTCTGTTGATCAAAAGGTATTTGAGAAGCTTTGGAAAGAGGCAGGTGAATCAACCATCATTACACTTGAAGGTGTTGGTGAACCAAAAGATGCGCTCATCCATGAAGTTGATTTCAATCCAGTCACGGACGTTGCTCGTCACGTTGATTTTTACGTAATCGAAAAAGGAAAGAAAGTTGAGACAGAAGTTCCGCTCGTATTTGTTGGTGAGGCACCAGCAGTTAAGAATCTCGGAGGAACGCTCATGAAAGTTATGCACGAAGTGAAAGTTGAGGCATTTCCAAAAGACCTTCCACATGAGATACTAATAGACGTATCGACACTCGAAACTTTTGAGAGTCGTATTGCAATTAAAGATATACCAGTACCCGCGGGTGTGACTATTTTGGAGGAATTGGATGAAACAGTTATTTCTGTGTCACAACCGAAAGAAGAAGAGGAAACGCCAGTTGCTGAGATAGACATGGAATCTATCGAAGTTGAAAAGAAGGGTAAGAAAGAGGAAGAAGGAGAGGCCACGGAAGACACCGCAGAAAAATCTCAGGCGTAA